In Centropristis striata isolate RG_2023a ecotype Rhode Island chromosome 5, C.striata_1.0, whole genome shotgun sequence, a single genomic region encodes these proteins:
- the LOC131971982 gene encoding tripartite motif-containing protein 16-like — translation MAQKGVQLDRETFSCSICLDLLEDPVATTCGHSYCMKCIKTHWDEEDRKGIYSCPECRQTFTPRPVLMKNTMLAVLVDEMKKTGLPAAPADLCCAGAEYVACDVCTGRKLKALKSCLTCSASYCEQHLQPHYDVAPLSKHKLVEPSKKLQEDVCSQHNEVMKMFCRTDQKSICNLCSVDQHKDHDTVSAAAERSEKQKELEVSRQNIQQRIQDREKDVKLLQQEVQNINRSADKTVEDSEKIFTELIRLMQKRSSEVKQQVRSQQEAEVSPVRELQEKLQQEISELKRKDAELKKLSHTEDHNQFLHSYPSLSALSPSTSSIEIRPRRRFEDVTAVVSRVRDKLQDVLREEWTKLSLTLTEVDVLLSDSPAESTTRAGFLKYSCEITLDPNTAYTKLLLSEGDRKATHMRDHQSYPSHPDRFTTYYQVLSRESLTGRCYWEVEWRGSGGRVAASYKNISRGSDDSAFGRNDKSWSLECFNNKNTFLYNTIKTPVSGPQPSRVGVYLDHSAGILSFYSVSETMTLLHRVQTKFTQPLYAGLMLGYGVTAEFCKQK, via the coding sequence atggcgcAGAAAGGAGTTCAGCTGGACCGAGAAACTTTCTCTTGTTCAatctgtctggatctactgGAGGATCCGGTGGCTACTACATGTGGACACAGCTACTGTATGAAGTGTATTAAAACACACTGGGATGAAGAGGATAGAAAGGGAATCTACAGCTGCCCTGAGTGCAGACAGACGTTCACACCGAGGCCTGTCCTgatgaaaaacaccatgttagcagTTTTAGTGGATGAGATGAAGAAGACCGGACTCCCAGCCGCTCCTGCTGATCTCTGCTGTGCTGGAGCTGAATATGTGGCCTGTGATGTCTGCACtgggagaaaactgaaagccCTCAAgtcctgtctcacctgttcGGCCTCTTACTGTGAGCAACACCTCCAGCCTCATTATGATGTAGCtccgttatcaaaacacaagctggtggagccctccaagaagctgcaggaggatGTCTGCTCTCAGCACAatgaggtgatgaagatgttctGCCGTACCGATCAGAAGTCTATCTGTaatctctgctctgtggaccAACATAAAGACCACGACacggtctcagctgcagcagaaaggagcgagaagcagaaagagctggaggtgagtcgacaaaacatccagcagagaatccaggacagagagaaagatgtgaagctgcttcaacaggaggtgcagaacatcaatCGCTCTGCTGATAAAacagtggaggacagtgagaagATCTTCACCGAGCTGATCCGTCTCATGCAGAAAAGAAGCTCTgaggtgaagcagcaggtcagatcccagcaggaGGCCGAAGTGAGTCCAGTCAGAGAGCTtcaggagaagctgcagcaggagatcagtgagctgaagaggaaagacgctgagctgaagaaactctcacacacagaggaccacaaccagtttctgcacagctacccctcactgtcagcactcagCCCATCTACATCCAGCATCGAGATCCGTCCTCGCCGCCGCTTTGAGGACGTGACAGCGGTCGTGTCACgagtcagagacaaactgcaggACGTCCTGAGAGAGGAATGGACAAAGCTCTCACTGACACTgactgaagtggatgttttactgtcagattcaCCAGCAGAGTCCACGACCAGAGCTGGATTCCTAAAATATTCATGTGAGATcacactggatccaaacacagcatACACAAAGCTGTTATTATCTGAGGGGGACAGAAAGGCAACACATATGAGGGATCACCAGTCCTATCCAAGTCACCCAGACAGATTCACTACATATTATCAGGTCCTgagtagagagagtctgactggacgatgttactgggaggtggagtggagaGGGAGTGGAGGTCGTGTAGCAGCTTCATACAAGAACATCAGCAGAGGGTCGGATGACTCTGCATTTGGACGCAATGACAAATCTTGGTCTTTAGAAtgtttcaacaacaaaaatacatttttgtacaacacCATCAAAACTCCCGTCTCAGGTCCTCAGCCCTCCAGAGTGggagtgtacctggatcacagcgcaggtattctgtccttctacagcgtctctgaaaccatgaccctcctccacagagtccagaccaaGTTCACTCAGCCGCTCTATGCTGGACTTATGCTTGGTTACGGAGTTActgctgagttctgtaaacaaaaataa